Proteins from one Chroicocephalus ridibundus chromosome 16, bChrRid1.1, whole genome shotgun sequence genomic window:
- the PRDM2 gene encoding PR domain zinc finger protein 2 isoform X4: protein MRDSKEGHKEEDETPSVSAVLSLEQTAVIQEMVNQDVLPKLMIPSPASELQIVTEDKQGEAINCASDDLDDDEEEDDDEEDDDDEIEDTDMPKENAEMPLICEEKLDSMEEQKSTSEESPESSPKKKLVVKIPKARGESNGDVQETFMFPCQHCERKFTTKQGLERHMHIHISTVNHAFKCRYCGKAFGTQINRRRHERRHEAGPKRKPFLTLTSSQHLDNVADNQVIVDDGLKDDLNVSSLVQDSVVLDSEKVSQEMSNSAFAEENKEPKELHPCKYCKKVFGTHTNMRRHQRRVHERHLIPKGVRRKGFFTEEPSLQTEQAPPVQSVYIASTEIEEEGEVDDVYIMDISSNISENLNYYIDGKIQSNSSTSNCDVIQMESNSADLYGLNCIISPVTVEISSNLKVTQTHVNEPPKEPSSSGSNESKKRRTASPPLVPKIKTEIDPEPVTPTSSLNLPLSISTESLPFHKEKGVYLSSKLKQLLQTQDSKKITPPSEIPKLGPSVTSSPILPPVSSRFKRRTSSPPSSPQHSPVLRDFVKSGEGKTVWNDNIRSSKMPKLESHSNSPAWSLTGREEKETLSPLCFEDYKISKDWAAAPTFGNVCNQQPLDLSSGVKQRSDVKNKNQVPWESVLDLSVHKKPCSDAEIREYKENSIQPTCSGVKKKKPTTCMLQKVLLNEYNGTDAATDSTLGVTKSASPSKSLEPQAEPDVDPNLSASSSVDTQPLGSSVSPVPQASAVPSMCQLPPLLTPTNPPSPPPCPPVLTVATSPPPLLPTMPLSIPDVSASATNTSSCPSPLSNTTTQSPLPVLSPTVSPSPSPVPSVEPLISAASPGPPTLSSSSSSSSSSSFSSSSSSSSPSPPPLSVVSSVVSSADNLENTLPIIKQEEAEHEQQKAREDPHTSSESGVVQETFNKSFVCNVCESPFLSIKDLTKHLSIHAEEWPFKCEFCVQLFRDKTDLSEHRFLLHGVGNIFVCSVCKKEFAFLCNLQQHQRDLHPDKECTHHEFESGTLRPQNFTDPNKANAEHMQSLPEDSLEPSKEEEDEDLNDSSEELYTTIKIMASGVKSKDPDVRMGLNQHYPSFKPPPFQYHHRNPMGIGVTATNFTTHNIPQTFTTAIRCTKCGKSVDNMPELHKHILACASASDKKRYTPKKNPIPLKQTVQPKNGMVVIAGPGKNAFRRMGQPKRLNFNVEISKMSSNKLKISALKKKNQLVQKAILQKKKSAQQKAELKSNSSESDPHICPYCNREFTYIGSLNKHASYSCPKKPISPSSKKNSSKKSASSSSPASSEKGSSQRRRTADAEIKMQSMQPHLGKTRARTSGPAQIQLPSASFKSKQNVKFVPPIRSKKPNSSSSLRNSSPVRVSKMSHVDGKKTKVAKNSSSGISSKTSRKLHVRIQRNNKAGLPSKSAVASKKKADRFTVKSRERIGGPITRSLQQAANAEAAENKRDESSAKQELKDFSYRLRMASRCPSSSSHNTSTRQGKKSNCAASHFFKE from the exons ATGAGGGATTCTAAAGAGG GTCATAAAGAGGAAGATGAAACaccttctgtttctgctgtacTGTCCCTGGAACAAACAGCTGTGATTCAGGAAATGGTAAACCAAGATGTACTTCCAAAGCTGATGATCCCCAGTCCTGCCAGTGAGCTACAAATAGTGACTGAAGACAAACAAGGAGAAGCAATAAACTGTGCATCAGATGATTTagatgatgatgaagaggaggatgatgatgaggaggatgaTGACGACGAGATAGAAGATACCGATATGcctaaagaaaatgctgaaatgccTTTGATATGTGAAGAAAAGTTAGACTCTATGGAAGAGCAAAAGAGTACGTCAGAAGAATCTCCAGAAAGCTCTCCAAAGAAAAAACTTGTTGTGAAAATTCCAAAAGCAAGAGGTGAATCAAATGGCGATGTTCAGGAAACATTCATGTTTCCCTGTCAGCATTGTGAGAGGAAGTTTACAACAAAGCAAGGACTTGAACGCCACATGCACATCCATATATCTACTGTTAACCATGCTTTCAAGTGTCGATACTGTGGGAAAGCCTTTGGTACTCAAATTAACAGGCGAAGACATGAGCGACGCCATGAGGCAGGGCCAAAAAGGAAACCATTCTTAACACTAACATCATCGCAACACTTGGATAATGTTGCTGATAACCAAGTAATTGTGGATGATGGTCTTAAAGATGATCTGAATGTTTCCAGTCTTGTGCAAGACTCTGTTGTCTTGGATTCTGAGAAAGTTTCCCAAGAAATGTCAAACTCTGCTTTTGCTGAGGAAAATAAGGAGCCCAAAGAATTGCACCCATGCAAATACTGCAAAAAGGTTTTTGGAACTCACACCAATATGCGGAGGCATCAGCGTAGGGTTCATGAGCGTCATCTTATTCCCAAAGGTGTCAGAAGAAAAGGATTCTTTACTGAAGAGCCATCTCTTCAGACAGAGCAGGCCCCCCCAGTCCAGAGTGTATATATAGCAAGTACAGAAATAGAAGAGGAAGGTGAAGTAGATGATGTCTATATTATGGATATTTCCAGCAATATCTCTGAAAATCTAAATTATTATATTGATGGTAAAATCCAGTCCAACAGCAGCACTAGCAATTGTGATGTGATTCAGATGGAGTCCAACTCTGCAGACTTGTATGGACTAAATTGTATCATCAGTCCAGTCACAGTGGAAATCTCCTCAAATTTAAAGGTTACACAAACACATGTGAATGAACCTCCCAAGGAACCCTCGAGCAGTGGGAGCAATGAATCCAAAAAGAGGAGAACTGCCAGCCCTCCTCTtgtaccaaaaataaaaactgaaatagaCCCAGAACCTGTAACTCCTACTAGTTCTTTAAATCTCCCTCTTAGCATTTCAACAGAAAGCCTaccttttcataaagaaaaaggtGTTTATTTGTCATCAAAATTAAAACAGCTTCTTCAGACGCAGGACAGTAAGAAGATAACTCCACCAAGTGAAATCCCTAAACTAGGACCTTCCGTTACATCATCGCCTATTTTGCCTCCAGTATCCAGTAGATTTAAAAGAAggaccagctctcctcccagtTCTCCACAGCACAGTCCAGTACTTCGAGATTTTGTCAAATCAGGTGAGGGAAAAACTGTGTGGAATGATAATATTCGGAGCTCAAAAATGCCAAAGTTAGAAAGCCACAGCAACTCACCCGCTTGGAGCTTGactggaagggaggaaaaagagactTTGAGCCCTCTTTGCTTTGAAGATTATAAAATATCAAAAGACTGGGCAGCAGCTCCGACTTTCGGCAATGTGTGCAACCAGCAGCCACTGGATTTATCTAGTGGTGTGAAACAACGGTCTGATGTTAAAAATAAGAATCAGGTTCCCTGGGAATCTGTTTTAGATTTAAGTGTGCATAAGAAGCCTTGCAGCGACGCTGAAATTAGGGAATATAAAGAAAATTCCATACAGCCAACCTGCAGTggtgttaaaaagaagaaaccaacCACTTGCATGTTACAGAAGGTTCTGCTGAATGAGTACAATGGAACGGATGCAGCCACAGACAGCACGCTCGGTGTAACCAAGAGTGCGAGCCCAAGCAAATCCCTGGAGCCGCAGGCAGAACCTGATGTGGATCCCAATCTATCTGCATCATCTTCTGTTGACACTCAGCCCCTTGGTTCCTCTGTTTCCCCCGTGCCACAGGCATCTGCTGTACCTTCCATGTGCCAGCTGCCTCCTTTGTTAACACCAACCAatcctccttccccaccaccctgcccgCCTGTCTTAACAGTTGCTACatcacctcctccccttcttccgACAATGCCGTTATCAATTCCCGATGTCTCTGCCAGTGCCACCAACACTTCTTCTTGCCCGTCGCCACTTTCTAACACTACTACCCAGTCCCCGCTGCCAGTTCTTTCACCTACTGTGtctccttctccatctcctgtTCCTTCTGTTGAACCTCTTATTTCTGCTGCTTCACCTGGTCCTCCTACActctcttcctcatcttcctcctcctcttcttcctctttctcctcctcttcatcttcatCATCTCCGTCTCCACCTCCTCTTTCTGTagtttcttctgttgtttcctCTGCTGATAATCTTGAAAATACTCTCCCAATAATAAAGCAGGAAGAAGCTGAACATGAAcaacagaaagcaagagaagatCCTCATACTTCAAGCGAATCAGGAGTAGTGCAGGAAACATTCAATAAAAGCTTTGTGTGCAATGTCTGTGaatcaccttttctttctattaaaGACCTAACGAAGCATTTATCCATTCATGCTGAAGAATGGCCCTTCAAATGTGAATTCTGTGTACAGCTTTTTAGGGATAAAACAGACTTGTCGGAACATCGCTTTCTGCTTCATGGAGTAGGAAATATCTTTGTTTGCTCGGTCTGTAAAAAGGAATTTGCTTTTTTGTGCAATTTGCAACAGCATCAGCGGGATCTCCACCCAGACAAAGAGTGCACACACCATGAGTTTGAAAGTGGGACTTTGAGACCCCAGAATTTTACTGACCCCAATAAGGCAAACGCGGAGCACATGCAGAGCCTGCCAGAAGATTCTTTGGAACCTTCtaaagaggaggaagatgaagatcTAAATGATTCCTCCGAAGAGCTTTATACTACTATAAAAATAATGGCTTCTGGGGTAAAATCTAAAGATCCAGATGTTCGTATGGGCCTCAATCAACACTACCCGAGCTTTAAACCGCCTCCATTTCAGTATCACCATCGTAATCCTATGGGTATTGGAGTTACTGCAACAAACTTCACTACCCACAATATTCCACAGACTTTTACTACTGCCATTCGATGCACAAAATGCGGGAAAAGTGTTGATAACATGCCTGAGTTACACAAACACATATTGGCCTGTGCATCTGCCAGTGATAAAAAGAGATACACAcctaaaaaaaatccaataccaCTGAAACAGACAGTGCAGCCTAAGAACGGCATGGTTGTTATAGCTGGCCCTGGAAAGAATGCCTTCAGACGAATGGGTCAACCTAAAAGACTTAATTTCAATGTTGAGATTAGCAAAATGTCctcaaacaaactaaaaataagtgcattgaaaaagaaaaaccagcttGTCCAGAAAGCAatcttgcaaaaaaagaaatctgcccAGCAGAAGGCGGAATTGAAAAGTAATTCATCCGAGTCAGACCCTCACATCTGCCCCTACTGTAATAGAGAGTTTACTTACATTGGAAGTTTGAATAAACACGCGTCATACAGCTGTCCCAAAAAACCCATCTCTCCCTCCTCTAAAAAGAATTCTTcaaaaaaaagtgcaagttcTTCTTCACCTGCAAGCAGTGAAAAAGGCAGCAGCCAGCGCAGGCGAACAGCAGATgcagaaatcaaaatgcaaagcaTGCAGCCACACTTGGGCAAGACACGAGCACGAACCTCAGGACCCGCACAGATCCAGCTTCCCTCTGCATccttcaaatcaaaacaaaatgttaaatttGTACCTCCCATTCGATCTAAAAAGCCAAATTCGTCTTCGTCATTGAGGAACTCTAGTCCTGTAAGAGTGTCCAAAATGTCCCATGTTGATGGGAAAAAAACTAAAGTTGCTAAGAACAGTTCCTCTGGAATCTCAAGCAAAACATCCCGGAAATTGCACGTCAGAATACAAAGGAATAATAAAGCTGGGTTGCCAAGTAAATCTGCTGTGGCAAGTAAGAAAAAGGCAGATAGATTCACTGTAAAATCTAGAGAGAGGATTGGAGGACCTATTACACGAAGCCTACAGCAGGCGGCAaatgcagaggcagcagaaaacaaaagagatgaaAGCAGTGCAAAGCAAGAACTAAAAGATTTCAG